ATGAATTCCGTTTCAAACACAATAGGCTCTTTTTGTTTGGTGAATCTCTTCCCGGTTGGCGCCCCGCCCCGCGCGTCTGCTGAAATGGAAGGAGCGGAGATCGTTCCCCACCGTGTCCACCCTCTACCTGATCCGCCACGGCCAGGCCGGCCTGCGCGATGACTACGACCGCCTCTCGCCTCTCGGCCGGGAGCAGGCCCGCGCCCTCGCCCGCTGGCTGCTGGCGGAGGGCATCGCCTTCGACCGCATCCTCAGCGGCGGGCTCCGCCGCCAGAAGGAAACCGCCGCCATCGTGGCGGAAGCCCTCGCCGCGGCCGGCGCGCCCGTGGCGCCGGTCGAGGAAGACCCCCGCTGGAGCGAGTTCGATCTCGATCAGGTCTACGCCGGCATCGCCCCTCAGATCGCCGCCGAAGATCCGGCCTTCCGCGCGCAGTACGAAGAACTGCTCGTCCGCATGCGCTCGGGCGAAGACGGCATCCACCGCCAGTGGACCCCCG
This DNA window, taken from Bryobacteraceae bacterium, encodes the following:
- a CDS encoding histidine phosphatase family protein; this translates as MSTLYLIRHGQAGLRDDYDRLSPLGREQARALARWLLAEGIAFDRILSGGLRRQKETAAIVAEALAAAGAPVAPVEEDPRWSEFDLDQVYAGIAPQIAAEDPAFRAQYEELLVRMRSGEDGIHRQWTPADTMVVRAWIENRYPFEGESWSAFLDRVHAALADVLRSPARRTAVFTSATPVAITVASLFGSRTPMHIMRLAGAAVNTNLTILDLRNGDPALACFNAFPHLAEPRLRTFR